A single window of Desulfuromonas sp. TF DNA harbors:
- a CDS encoding diguanylate cyclase codes for MKTSILIIDDSKRMRRQVADILRHAALFKFFFEAGDGIEGFKMALDKKPDIILCDIEMPGMDGFKFLRMLSTQEDLQDIPVIIVTGHEETGAKVRGLELGASDYVTKPFDSGELLARIKVQLKIKSLQDRLKESNRMLLELSHTDPLTGLHNRRQMMKALESEMDRSNRSGDPLSLILIDCDDFKKINDTYGHQAGDEVLMKLGETFKRHLRHYDAVARLGGDEFALILPATDIPEAVGIAERIRQEVEQMTVDADLADLRVTISLGVARHPQIQVQIPDDLIRAADYALYNAKRQGRNQVRVSDQ; via the coding sequence ATGAAAACCTCTATTCTGATCATCGACGATTCAAAAAGGATGCGTCGGCAGGTCGCCGACATCCTGCGACATGCAGCTCTTTTCAAGTTCTTCTTTGAAGCCGGTGACGGGATCGAAGGTTTCAAAATGGCCCTCGATAAAAAACCCGATATTATTCTCTGCGACATCGAAATGCCGGGAATGGACGGTTTTAAATTTTTGCGCATGTTGAGCACCCAGGAGGACTTGCAGGACATCCCGGTCATCATCGTCACCGGACATGAAGAGACGGGTGCCAAGGTTCGCGGCCTCGAGCTCGGAGCCAGCGATTATGTCACCAAACCCTTCGACTCTGGTGAACTTCTGGCACGGATCAAGGTCCAACTGAAAATCAAGTCTCTCCAGGACAGACTCAAGGAAAGCAACCGGATGCTGCTCGAGCTGTCCCATACGGATCCCTTGACCGGTCTTCACAACCGTCGGCAGATGATGAAAGCCCTGGAAAGTGAAATGGATCGCAGCAACCGCTCCGGCGATCCACTTTCCCTGATTCTGATTGATTGCGATGATTTCAAGAAAATAAATGATACCTATGGTCATCAGGCGGGAGATGAAGTACTGATGAAACTGGGCGAAACATTTAAAAGGCATCTGCGACACTACGATGCGGTAGCCCGTCTCGGAGGTGATGAATTCGCCTTGATATTGCCGGCTACCGACATCCCGGAAGCGGTCGGGATCGCCGAGCGGATACGCCAGGAGGTGGAGCAGATGACGGTCGATGCCGATCTGGCCGATTTGCGGGTGACCATCAGTCTCGGTGTCGCCAGACATCCTCAAATACAGGTGCAAATCCCCGACGATCTGATCCGGGCAGCCGATTACGCCCTCTACAACGCCAAGCGGCAAGGACGCAACCAGGTCAGGGTGAGCGATCAATAG
- a CDS encoding ATP-binding protein, with protein MIRQWAAYLLPAGIRQRLFLLISLALFPMLLLLWWGYLERYGTQRSEALQTELEVAQGIASTFAAYIDNIRSQNYAVGEAILTFSPYTQANADRLLTYYSDRTPSVRNMSWVSPQGIVLASSERGLVGQDWSGHSYFEKLQTGWSWTLGDLTRAGMVTPAPTFVVATSIRGSIGMLLGAVVAAIDPANLGSAALLHRRPSEGAYSIFDSQGTIVYRSPGAELSWEDRMQWRQSDQLLRAALEKRAEQTGISHLDISSSETFCARVPISDIGWVAGAGRPVEVALASERNRLINDSILASLIASAAFLLAWFLARSIASPILRLEQDARAMGSGQIEGRGDPRAPDVVRRLRSTVTEMAVDLLSRAEALRQSEEMFRTLADNISQFAWMADETGGIFWYNKRWYDYTGTDLEQMKGWGWRKVLHPDHIQGVVEKISHCFETGDVWEDTFPLRGTDGTYRWFLSRAIPIKDEGGRVLRWFGTNTDITEERQVGEELKAAKQVAEEASRAKSEFLANMSHEIRTPMTVFMAAIEHLLLTEKTPERRRMLEMAEKSAGRLRVLIDEILDLSRIEARRVELREEPFDVRGCVQDAVEMFAFPAREKNLRLEMDIAPDVPRIVIGDSDRLGQVLINLIGNAVKFTQKGEIRISVAALGDSLEFSVADTGIGIPEEKRELIFQSFSQADSSFTRKYGGAGLGLAISKGLVELMGGVISIQSRKGEGSVFTITIPLKTSEQERSLRDETLPEGSGREHRAARILLAEDDPMIRELITMMLAQHGYRTETAESGREALEKWEQGGFDLILMDLQMPEMNGLEATRAIRKREAEGRGHIGIIGLTAHKRREVREECLSSGMDHVLVKPVQMKELFSAVDKNLSDLKSSEKSA; from the coding sequence ATGATCCGACAATGGGCTGCCTACCTTCTGCCTGCGGGTATACGGCAGCGTCTTTTCTTACTTATTTCACTTGCACTCTTTCCCATGCTCCTCCTTCTCTGGTGGGGATACCTGGAGCGGTACGGAACTCAACGTTCCGAGGCCCTTCAGACGGAACTTGAGGTAGCCCAGGGGATTGCCAGTACCTTCGCAGCCTATATCGACAATATCCGAAGCCAGAATTACGCGGTGGGGGAGGCCATCCTCACCTTCTCACCGTATACACAAGCCAATGCCGACCGCCTTCTCACCTACTATTCGGACCGCACCCCTTCGGTTCGCAATATGAGCTGGGTCAGTCCGCAGGGGATTGTCCTTGCCTCCAGTGAGAGGGGGCTTGTCGGGCAGGATTGGTCGGGGCATTCTTATTTCGAAAAACTCCAGACCGGTTGGTCCTGGACTCTCGGGGATCTGACCCGCGCGGGAATGGTTACCCCGGCACCTACCTTTGTGGTCGCCACATCGATCCGCGGCTCCATCGGTATGCTCCTCGGCGCGGTCGTGGCTGCGATCGATCCGGCGAACCTTGGGTCGGCGGCTCTATTGCACCGGCGTCCCTCCGAAGGCGCCTATTCCATCTTTGACAGCCAGGGGACCATCGTCTATCGCAGCCCGGGAGCAGAGCTTTCCTGGGAGGATCGCATGCAATGGCGGCAAAGCGATCAACTGCTGAGGGCCGCTCTCGAAAAGCGAGCGGAGCAGACCGGCATCTCACACCTGGATATTTCTTCCAGTGAAACGTTCTGTGCCCGGGTGCCGATCTCCGATATAGGTTGGGTGGCAGGGGCCGGCCGGCCGGTGGAAGTCGCCCTGGCCTCCGAGCGCAATCGGCTGATTAACGACTCCATCCTGGCCTCTCTGATCGCTTCGGCAGCTTTCCTGCTCGCCTGGTTTCTGGCCAGAAGCATCGCAAGTCCGATTCTTCGCCTGGAGCAGGATGCCAGGGCGATGGGCTCCGGGCAGATCGAAGGGCGGGGCGACCCGAGAGCCCCGGATGTCGTGCGCCGCCTTCGCTCTACGGTGACGGAGATGGCGGTCGACCTCCTCAGCAGAGCCGAAGCATTGCGCCAGAGCGAGGAGATGTTTCGCACCCTCGCCGACAACATTTCCCAGTTCGCATGGATGGCCGATGAGACCGGCGGGATCTTCTGGTACAACAAGCGCTGGTACGATTATACAGGGACGGACCTGGAGCAGATGAAAGGCTGGGGCTGGCGAAAGGTTCTCCATCCCGACCACATTCAGGGCGTGGTCGAGAAGATCAGTCATTGCTTCGAGACAGGGGACGTTTGGGAGGACACTTTCCCCCTGCGCGGCACGGACGGCACATACAGGTGGTTTCTATCCCGGGCGATTCCGATCAAGGATGAAGGTGGAAGAGTCCTTCGCTGGTTCGGCACCAACACCGATATCACCGAAGAGCGCCAGGTCGGGGAGGAACTCAAGGCGGCAAAGCAGGTTGCTGAAGAGGCCAGCCGCGCCAAGAGCGAGTTCCTGGCCAACATGAGCCATGAGATCCGCACCCCCATGACGGTCTTCATGGCGGCTATCGAACACCTTCTGCTGACCGAAAAAACCCCCGAGCGTCGTCGCATGCTGGAAATGGCCGAAAAATCAGCCGGTCGCCTGCGTGTCCTCATCGACGAAATCCTCGATTTGTCCAGGATCGAGGCGCGGCGGGTCGAGCTTAGAGAAGAGCCCTTCGATGTGCGGGGCTGTGTGCAGGACGCAGTGGAGATGTTTGCTTTCCCCGCCCGGGAGAAAAACCTCAGGCTTGAAATGGACATCGCGCCGGATGTACCCCGAATCGTGATCGGTGATTCCGACAGGCTCGGGCAGGTGCTGATCAATTTGATCGGCAATGCCGTCAAATTTACCCAAAAGGGGGAAATCCGCATCTCCGTGGCTGCCCTTGGCGACTCCCTGGAGTTCTCGGTAGCCGACACAGGCATCGGCATACCGGAGGAAAAAAGGGAACTGATCTTCCAGAGTTTCAGCCAGGCGGACAGCTCCTTCACCCGCAAGTATGGGGGGGCCGGACTGGGGCTGGCCATCTCCAAGGGGCTGGTTGAACTTATGGGCGGAGTGATCTCCATTCAGAGCCGAAAGGGAGAGGGAAGCGTCTTCACGATCACCATCCCGCTGAAGACCAGTGAACAGGAACGATCTTTACGGGACGAAACCCTGCCGGAAGGCTCCGGCAGGGAACACCGCGCTGCACGAATCCTTCTGGCTGAAGACGATCCCATGATCCGGGAGTTGATCACAATGATGCTGGCACAGCACGGCTATCGGACGGAAACTGCCGAGTCAGGGCGAGAGGCCCTGGAGAAATGGGAGCAAGGGGGATTTGATCTCATCCTCATGGACTTGCAGATGCCCGAAATGAACGGTCTGGAGGCGACCCGAGCAATCCGCAAGCGGGAAGCGGAAGGTCGCGGGCACATCGGCATCATCGGCCTGACCGCCCACAAACGTCGCGAAGTCAGGGAGGAATGCCTGTCGTCGGGGATGGACCATGTCCTGGTTAAGCCCGTTCAGATGAAGGAGCTCTTCTCGGCAGTCGACAAGAACCTTTCGGACTTAAAGTCCTCGGAAAAATCCGCGTAA
- a CDS encoding MFS transporter encodes MSSATLPPARLAWTVWGLGAALYIIGFFQRVAPGVMTAELMNDFNLTAAALGNLSAFYFYSYVAMQIPTGLLADSWGPRRLLTVGALVAGIGSLSFALADGMVWACAGRLFIGGSVAVAFVAMMKLSSHWMAPRQFALASGMALFLGILGAVFAGTPLRLMVDTFGWRPVMLASSILPFAVAALIWIIVRDDPRERGYASYASEVSAGAPRSGIMAGLRKVFGYRNTWLLLLTPGAVAGSVLAFAGLWGVPFLTTHYGLTSPQAAALCSAQLLAWAVGGPVFGGLSDRIGRRKPLYVAGCAISAVGWGLIILVPGLPLPLLISLLIVIGFAAGCMIIGFAFAKESVPLALAGTAAGVCNMGSMMGPMLLQPAVGWMLDRKWDGAMSAGGRVYGLEAFRLGFSLMLAWTVLSLVLITLTRETGCRQIVEVGSPAKGEPSR; translated from the coding sequence ATGAGCTCAGCGACACTTCCCCCCGCGCGTCTGGCCTGGACCGTTTGGGGCCTCGGCGCCGCCTTGTACATCATCGGCTTTTTTCAGCGGGTCGCTCCCGGCGTCATGACCGCGGAGCTGATGAATGATTTCAACCTGACGGCCGCCGCCCTGGGCAATCTTTCGGCTTTCTATTTCTACAGCTACGTGGCCATGCAGATTCCCACCGGGCTGCTCGCCGACAGCTGGGGCCCGCGGCGGCTGCTGACCGTTGGCGCTCTTGTGGCCGGCATCGGCAGTCTCAGCTTCGCTCTCGCCGACGGGATGGTCTGGGCCTGCGCAGGACGCCTGTTCATCGGCGGCTCGGTGGCGGTCGCCTTCGTCGCCATGATGAAGCTCTCCAGCCACTGGATGGCGCCGAGGCAGTTCGCCCTGGCCTCCGGAATGGCCCTCTTTCTCGGCATTCTCGGAGCGGTTTTCGCCGGCACACCGCTGCGCCTGATGGTGGACACCTTCGGCTGGCGTCCTGTCATGCTGGCTTCCAGCATTCTCCCTTTTGCCGTAGCCGCCCTGATCTGGATCATCGTCAGGGACGATCCGCGGGAGCGGGGCTATGCCAGCTACGCTTCCGAGGTTTCTGCGGGAGCGCCCCGCTCCGGCATCATGGCCGGACTCCGCAAGGTCTTCGGCTACCGCAACACCTGGCTGCTTCTACTCACTCCCGGCGCCGTCGCCGGCAGCGTCCTTGCCTTCGCCGGCCTCTGGGGAGTGCCCTTCCTGACCACCCATTACGGTCTGACTTCCCCCCAGGCGGCGGCTCTCTGTTCAGCCCAACTGCTGGCCTGGGCGGTGGGCGGACCGGTTTTCGGCGGTCTCTCGGACCGGATCGGCCGGCGCAAGCCGTTGTACGTGGCCGGCTGCGCGATCTCGGCCGTCGGCTGGGGGCTCATCATCCTCGTGCCGGGACTGCCGCTTCCCCTGCTGATCTCTCTGCTTATCGTGATCGGCTTCGCCGCCGGCTGCATGATTATCGGTTTCGCCTTCGCCAAGGAGTCAGTCCCTCTGGCGCTGGCGGGGACGGCGGCCGGGGTGTGCAACATGGGCTCGATGATGGGTCCGATGCTGCTTCAGCCGGCCGTCGGCTGGATGCTCGACCGGAAGTGGGATGGGGCGATGTCGGCCGGTGGCAGGGTTTACGGCCTGGAAGCCTTCCGCCTGGGCTTCTCCCTCATGCTTGCCTGGACGGTCCTGTCCCTGGTCCTCATCACTCTGACCCGGGAGACGGGCTGCCGGCAAATCGTGGAGGTCGGTTCCCCGGCAAAGGGTGAACCGTCGCGGTGA